TAATTTCTGATGAAACTTGGTCCAATAAGATAATTAATAAAGATGTTTTCATAGGACCTGAAGCTATTTTATCTATTAACGGCAATGTAACAGTTAATGGAAATATATATGTATACGGTGTACTAAGAAGTTTTGATGGATTGTCGTTAAATGGAACTTTATATGCCCAACAGATGAATTTCGGAATTGACCAAACCTTGTATCAAGGATCGGCAAATATAAGTGGTTCTAATAGTATCTCATCTGTTATAGTTTCTAGCGAAGCATACGATGTACCTTTAGATGCAGAGTATGAATTTTTAGAACAAAGTGATAATTTGTTTATACAAGGAAAAACGTTACCATTTTTAGACGTTTATATAGATGATAAAAAAGTAGATGTTATGGGAAATGGATCTTTTTCCAAACAATTATCAAATTATAATAATACTGTAACAATAGTGATTAGAGATATATTTGGAAAGGATATTGTAAAATATTTAAATTTAGGTCTTGAAGAAATAATTGAGGAAGTAGAAATCGAAGAAATACCTTATGAAACTATCAAGAAAGAAGACCCAACCTTAAAAAAAGGTGAAGAAGTGGTAGAACAAGAAGGTGTACCTGGTGAAAAAGTTATTACGTATGAAGTAACTTACGCAAATGATGAGGAAATCCAACGTGTGGTTATATCCGAAGAGATAACAAATGAGCCAGTGAACAAAATTATTAGGATTGGAACAAAGGTAGATGAATCAAACGAAGGTTCAGAAGGCGAAAATGGTTCTGACCCTGAAGACGGAGACAGTTCAGAAGGTGAGAAGGGCTCTGACCCTGAAAACGGTGACGGTTCAGAAGGTGAGAAGGGTTCTGACCCTGAAAACGGTGACGGTTCAGAAGGTGAGAAGGGCTCTGACCCTGAAGACGGAGACAGTTCAGAAGAAACCACTCAAGTATTTCCTAAAGAAGACGGGTTTCATTTCAGTGATGATGGAACAATCGTTTCTGTAAAACTCTCATCGAAAGACGAGCTTGCACTTACAGTAGAACAGGTCAATGTCTTAATTGAAAATAATCAATCACTAGAGGTAATAAAAGACGGGGTAACACTATCTATTCCATCATCAGTATTTGGCAATGATGAGCCTAGTAGAATTATAGTATATGAAATTGGAAGTAACCCGAATAGTTTAAGTAGTACATATGATCTAACAATTAAACAAGAAAATAAGATCATTAGTGAGTTTGACGAAGGGGTTACCTTAACATTAAATGTTGATACTACAAAAGCAGAAAACCCCAATAATTTAAAAGTGTTTTATAAAAACGAAGAAATAGGTGAATGGGAAAATATTGGTGGACAATATAATGACAAGAATAGTACGGTTACTGTTCTGACTAATCATTTCAGTACGTTTACTGTTTTTGAAGCGAAAACTGAAGGATTAGATAATACTATCGAAATAGTTCAAGAGAATCCAAAACCAGAAACTGAAATAAAAGATTCTAATGAAAATAATCGCTCTGCAGGTACTGAACCTAAAGAGAACGAAATAGTAAAAAAGGAAAATATTGATGATAGATATAATGGCAAGAATAGTACGGTTCCTGTTCTGACTAACCATTTCAGTACGTTTACTGCTTCTAAAACGAAAACTGAAGGATTAGATAATACTATCGAAACAGTTCAAGAGAATCCAAAACCAGAAAAAGAAATAATTGAGCCAGAATTTAATGAAAATAATGGTTCTGCAGATACTGAACCTAAAGAGAACGAAACAGGTAATAATGTGAAAAGCGACAATCTAGCAGATAATACATTACCAAACACAGATACAAATAGTTTCAAATTTATGCTAATCGGCTTAATCACATTACTTGCTAGTGTATCCATTGCTTTATTCATACGTTTTAAAAGAAGCAAAGCATAACTTTTATAAGTAACTCAACTTTTCGCAGAGAAAATTAGGCAGGTAAGCCCTGGTATAACTAGGGCTTACTGAATAACCAGTAAACCTTGACATGACAACAAATGAGAGGCGATTATTTCAAAATCAGATGCAAAGAAGTACTACTATATAGTCAAAAAACCTGGCAGTTTATAAGGAAAAAACACCCCCATAGTCGTATATAAACTTAACGACAAATTTGGAGGTGTTTTTCTTATGGGCCGAAAAAATAATGTTTATCCAGAAGAAATAAAAAAAGAGGTTATTCGATTAAAGTTAACAGGAAAGTACACGAATAAAGAATTGATGGCACGCTTTGGCATTAAAAATAAAACACAGATTAAGACTTGGATGAGATGGTATAGAAAAGGAGAAGAGCAACGATTAGCTCAACCTGCTGGAAAGCAATATAAGTATGGAAAAGGATCAGAGGATATGAGCGAAATTGACCTGTTAAAAAGAAAATTGTCCTATTATGAAATGAGAGAAGACCTGTTGGGAAAGTACCAGGAAATCGAAAGGAAGTGGTACCAGAAGCATTCGTAGAATTGGTTGAGATATTTAAGTCTAAATACACGATTACGATGATTTGTGATTGTTTAAATGTTCCCAAGTCAACTTATTATCGTTGGAGAAAGACATCTTGGAAACCTAAACCTTTAGAACAATTGGTATTAACTATTTGTAAAGAATTCAAATATAGAGTCGGGCATCGAATGGTGAGGGATCTTCTTAAAAAGGAACATCATATTAACGCGAATCGAAACACTGTTCAGAAGATCATGCAGAAGTTTAATATCCAATGTCGCGTAAAACCAAAGCGACAATCCTATATAGCTGGGGAAAGTAAACTTGTGGTTGGGAACCTGTTAGAACAACATTTCTCCGCAGAGAGTTCGAATCAAAAGTGGGTGACTGACATTACATACTTACCTTATGGTGAAAAGATGCTATATTTATCAACCATAATGGACTTGTATAACAACGAAATTATTGCCTATCGAATCAGTGATAAACAAGATCTCTCGCTCGTGATAAACACTTTAGAAGATGCTTGTAGAGGTAGGGAGACTTATGGCGTCATATTACACAGTGACCAAGGAGCTCAGTATACATCCTATAAATTTCAAGAAAAAGCAAAAGAAAAAGGCATTACCACAAGCATGTCTCGGAAAGGCAACTGCTTTGATAATGCCGTCATTGAATCCTTCCATTCCTCGCTAAAGTCAGAAGAATTCAGCACTCAGCAACGAGTGCACCTTACAAATTCTATTGTACTAGAAAAAGTAGAAACGTACATGTATTATTACAATTATATACGACCATTTAAAAAGTTAAACTGCCATACCCCAGTAGAATTCAGGAGTATGGCAGCCTAGGTGTTTTTTTTCATCTCGTTTTTCTAGGTCAGTTCACTTAACGACAAATTTGGAGGGGGTTTTCTTATGAGCCGAAAAAATAATGTCTATCCAGAAGAAATAAAAAAAGATTATTCGGTTAAAGTTAACAGGAGTGTACACGAATGAGGAATTGGTGGCACGCATTGGCATGAAAAATAAAACACAGATTAAGACTTGGATGAGATCGTATAGAAATTGAGAAGAACAACGATTAGCTCAACCTGCTGGAAAGCAGTATAAGTATGGAATAAGATCAGAGGATATGAGCGTAATTGACCTGTTAAAAGAAAATTATCCTTTTATGAAATGAGAGAAAAACTGTTGGGGCAGAATGTAGGCTGTTCTAAGAATGGCAAGCCATTCGCTCTTCTTATTTTTGTATGTCTTGTTCTTGCCTAACCTTAATTTAACCTATTGTAATCCATAGTACTATTATGGGTACAATGGGTGAAATATTGCAAAGGTATTTTGTGCTAACCAACTTAAGAATAGCCCCATATCATTCCCCTCATCATCTGTGAATAAACTCTTTAATATACTGTTGTAATTCATTAAATGAACTCCCCATGCTATCTGATTCCATATTGAACGCTTCTTTTCGTTTTCCTACTTTTTGGACTTCCTTATGTTTATCTCTCTTATTTTTATAGAACTCGTTTCTAAATTCAAAACTTTTTATTGGCAGTACATCTGCTTTTTGATCTAGTTTATCATCTCTAAAAAAGCACCAAGTAATGCAGTCTGTAAGTATAACTTTTTCGTTTTTAGATAAGTGGGATAATAACTGTTTTTTGTGATGCTCAATAAGTTTAGTTTCATCCATCTTTTCTAAAGGGGTCTTTACCTCGATCACCGCAATATAGTCAACGCTTGCCTCATCAATATAGTTATTATTATATTGATATCCACGTGCCAGTAATATGTCTGGTGTCCCCCTATCACCCGTATAGTGATCGCGGTTGTGTATTTTGGTATTGCGATTAGTAGAAACATCTATCACTTGAATACCTGTATCTATAAGTATTTTTTTTAGAAATTCAATGGTAAAATATTGGTAATTCCTTTCTTGAGGATTGATAGTACCTATTTGTTTTACACATTCTAAATAGTCACCAAATGAAATTTCGGTTATTCCAACATTATTCAAATAGCATCTCTCCATCCAATGTATTATGGCTG
The genomic region above belongs to Bacillus sp. A301a_S52 and contains:
- a CDS encoding G5 domain-containing protein, which gives rise to MMDIKYVTNKKWLIIFFTFVLIIQIFALPSNSLAAGDSTPPVLESVEISPKEVNVGDTIKIKAKISDDFSGVRFAHVAFKSPSEERNHSIHLNENEETGYWEGSYVVQDFDESGEWKLQYIYVIDNAGNRKNYQPTEIETNINFIINNSNGDSTPPVLESVEISPKEVNVGDTIKIKAKISDDFSGVRFAHVAFKSPSEERNHSIHLNENEETGYWEGSYVVQDFDESGEWKLQYIYVIDNAGNRKNYQPTEIETNINFIINNSNGDSTPPVLESVEISPKEVNVGDTIKIKAKISDDFSGVRFAHVAFKSPSEERNHSIHLNENEETGYWEGSYVVQDFDESGEWKLQYIYVIDNAGNRKNYPPNEVETNINFIINNSNDDSSGEENGTDPEEGKDSDNDDNEELPYQIVISDETWSNKIINKDVFIGPEAILSINGNVTVNGNIYVYGVLRSFDGLSLNGTLYAQQMNFGIDQTLYQGSANISGSNSISSVIVSSEAYDVPLDAEYEFLEQSDNLFIQGKTLPFLDVYIDDKKVDVMGNGSFSKQLSNYNNTVTIVIRDIFGKDIVKYLNLGLEEIIEEVEIEEIPYETIKKEDPTLKKGEEVVEQEGVPGEKVITYEVTYANDEEIQRVVISEEITNEPVNKIIRIGTKVDESNEGSEGENGSDPEDGDSSEGEKGSDPENGDGSEGEKGSDPENGDGSEGEKGSDPEDGDSSEETTQVFPKEDGFHFSDDGTIVSVKLSSKDELALTVEQVNVLIENNQSLEVIKDGVTLSIPSSVFGNDEPSRIIVYEIGSNPNSLSSTYDLTIKQENKIISEFDEGVTLTLNVDTTKAENPNNLKVFYKNEEIGEWENIGGQYNDKNSTVTVLTNHFSTFTVFEAKTEGLDNTIEIVQENPKPETEIKDSNENNRSAGTEPKENEIVKKENIDDRYNGKNSTVPVLTNHFSTFTASKTKTEGLDNTIETVQENPKPEKEIIEPEFNENNGSADTEPKENETGNNVKSDNLADNTLPNTDTNSFKFMLIGLITLLASVSIALFIRFKRSKA
- a CDS encoding IS3 family transposase (programmed frameshift) → MGRKNNVYPEEIKKEVIRLKLTGKYTNKELMARFGIKNKTQIKTWMRWYRKGEEQRLAQPAGKQYKYGKGSEDMSEIDLLKRKLSYYEMREDLLGKVPGNRKEVVPEAFVELVEIFKSKYTITMICDCLNVPKSTYYRWRKTSWKPKPLEQLVLTICKEFKYRVGHRMVRDLLKKEHHINANRNTVQKIMQKFNIQCRVKPKRQSYIAGESKLVVGNLLEQHFSAESSNQKWVTDITYLPYGEKMLYLSTIMDLYNNEIIAYRISDKQDLSLVINTLEDACRGRETYGVILHSDQGAQYTSYKFQEKAKEKGITTSMSRKGNCFDNAVIESFHSSLKSEEFSTQQRVHLTNSIVLEKVETYMYYYNYIRPFKKLNCHTPVEFRSMAA